From a region of the Pleuronectes platessa chromosome 22, fPlePla1.1, whole genome shotgun sequence genome:
- the LOC128429018 gene encoding leptin-B produces the protein MHFPLTLLCAALMAAGSTSRPSRRGSIRKTIYDIKNMVQTTQVHIKLVRRQLSVFPLIEVSTPSIDGLASISHELGLLDIELQNPFTQLVIQVQTDVSSLEGRVRALAQILDCPVQSRPSGVVTDNQFPVSQLYLTLTKVQLYMEMLLLKEDKLKVC, from the exons aTGCACTTCCCTCTGACCCTTCTCTGTGCCGCTCTGATGGCAGCTGGTTCCACAAGTCGCCCCTCGAGGAGAGGCTCCATCAGAAAAACCATATACGACATCAAGAATATGGTTCAGACAACTCAGGTCCACATCAAGTTAGTGAGGAGACAG CTGTCGGTGTTCCCGCTGATAGAAGTCAGCACTCCCTCTATCGATGGACTCGCCAGCATCAGCCACGAGCTGGGCCTCTTGGACATAGAGCTGCAGAATCCCTTCACCCAACTCGTCATCCAGGTCCAGACCGACGTCTCCAGCTTGGAGGGACGGGTGCGCGCCTTGGCCCAGATCCTGGACTGCCCCGTCCAGTCCCGACCCAGCGGGGTGGTCACAGACAACCAGTTCCCGGTGAGTCAGCTGTACCTGACGCTGACGAAGGTGCAGCTCTACATGGAGATGCTGCTTCTCAAGGAGGACAAGCTCAAGGTCTGCTGA